A window of Halodesulfovibrio aestuarii DSM 17919 = ATCC 29578 contains these coding sequences:
- the trpB gene encoding tryptophan synthase subunit beta codes for MNKGYFGKFGGQYVAELLIPPLKELEHALKHIVPTEAFQKEFSDYLKNYVGRESPLTHCPTLSKDLGFNLYLKREDLNHTGSHKINNVLGQALLAKHMGKKALLTETGAGMNGVATATAARALGMDCIVFMGAVDVERQSHNVRRMKLLGATVVPVESGSKTLKDAINEALRFWIKEQATYHYCFGTAAGPHPFPTLVREFQSVVGKEARRQILERTGALPHSVIACVGGGSNAIGIFSGFIDDPEVQLIGVEAAGTGEEGCTNSAPICLGTDGILHGQRTMLLQDDDGQILPSHSIAGGLDYPGVGPEHAHLNDCGRAIYVKVNDCQALNAFKALTRAEGIIPALESSHAVAYVLENKDEFPKDCNVIVNLSGRGDKDMDIVEQCTELFD; via the coding sequence ATGAATAAAGGATACTTCGGCAAGTTTGGTGGTCAATATGTAGCGGAACTTCTTATTCCGCCCCTTAAAGAACTGGAACATGCTTTAAAGCATATTGTGCCTACAGAGGCGTTTCAGAAAGAGTTTTCAGATTACCTCAAAAACTATGTGGGACGTGAAAGCCCTCTTACTCATTGCCCCACTCTTTCAAAAGATTTGGGCTTTAACCTGTACCTCAAACGTGAAGACTTAAACCATACAGGTTCTCACAAGATTAACAACGTGCTTGGTCAGGCACTGTTAGCAAAGCATATGGGTAAAAAAGCTCTGCTCACTGAAACCGGTGCAGGCATGAACGGTGTTGCAACTGCAACCGCTGCCCGTGCTCTCGGTATGGATTGTATTGTTTTTATGGGAGCTGTCGATGTGGAAAGACAATCCCATAACGTACGCCGCATGAAACTACTCGGAGCAACCGTTGTTCCTGTTGAGTCAGGTTCCAAAACGTTGAAAGACGCTATTAACGAAGCACTCCGCTTCTGGATTAAAGAGCAGGCTACCTACCACTACTGCTTTGGCACTGCTGCTGGGCCACATCCGTTTCCAACCCTTGTGCGTGAATTCCAGTCTGTTGTTGGCAAGGAAGCCCGCAGACAGATCCTTGAACGCACCGGAGCACTGCCACATTCCGTTATTGCCTGCGTAGGTGGTGGTTCCAACGCTATCGGCATCTTTTCCGGATTCATTGATGATCCTGAAGTTCAGCTTATCGGCGTAGAAGCAGCAGGTACCGGCGAAGAAGGCTGCACGAACTCTGCTCCGATTTGTCTTGGAACAGATGGAATTCTGCACGGCCAAAGAACCATGCTCCTTCAGGACGATGACGGTCAAATTCTTCCATCCCATTCCATTGCGGGTGGACTTGATTACCCGGGCGTAGGCCCTGAACACGCGCATCTGAACGACTGTGGTCGCGCAATTTACGTAAAAGTTAATGACTGCCAAGCATTAAATGCATTCAAGGCACTCACCCGTGCTGAAGGCATTATTCCAGCACTGGAAAGTTCTCATGCCGTTGCGTACGTGCTTGAAAACAAAGATGAATTCCCGAAAGACTGCAATGTTATTGTTAACCTTTCAGGACGCGGTGACAAAGATATGGATATTGTTGAACAATGTACCGAGCTGTTTGATTAA
- the trpA gene encoding tryptophan synthase subunit alpha, whose protein sequence is MTSLTQRINAANKAGRKAIIPFLTAGFPTKKDFFTHLEELDSNGADIIEIGVPFSDPAADGPVVEAASIKALEQGVTLRWIMQELIQRKGQYQAELVLMGYINPFYQYGFKEFAEDAAKAGVSGLIVPDLPLNEAAEFKAILKEQGIALISLIGLNTPKERMQEYAQQAEGYVYVVSYMGTTGAAVAFPPELKKTLNDAREVFDIPLALGFGIKEPQQLEPFGDAIDAVVFGSALIKDIEEKGSAVPFMERWK, encoded by the coding sequence ATGACATCACTTACACAACGCATCAATGCTGCAAATAAGGCAGGCCGCAAGGCAATAATCCCGTTTCTCACAGCCGGATTTCCAACAAAAAAAGATTTCTTCACACACTTGGAAGAACTTGATTCCAACGGAGCAGACATCATTGAAATCGGTGTTCCGTTCTCCGACCCTGCGGCTGACGGACCGGTTGTAGAAGCCGCATCTATCAAGGCATTGGAACAAGGCGTTACCCTGCGCTGGATTATGCAGGAGCTCATACAACGCAAAGGTCAGTATCAGGCAGAACTGGTGCTTATGGGCTACATAAACCCATTCTACCAGTACGGCTTTAAAGAATTTGCTGAAGATGCAGCAAAAGCCGGTGTTTCCGGTCTCATTGTACCGGACTTACCACTTAACGAAGCTGCAGAGTTCAAAGCAATTCTCAAGGAACAGGGTATTGCGCTCATTTCCCTTATCGGGCTGAACACACCAAAAGAACGTATGCAGGAGTATGCACAGCAAGCTGAAGGCTACGTATATGTAGTTTCCTACATGGGAACCACCGGGGCAGCTGTTGCATTCCCGCCTGAATTGAAAAAAACACTCAACGACGCGCGCGAAGTGTTTGATATCCCGCTTGCTCTTGGTTTTGGAATTAAAGAGCCACAACAGCTTGAGCCGTTTGGCGATGCAATCGATGCTGTCGTCTTCGGCAGCGCTCTCATCAAAGATATTGAAGAAAAAGGCAGTGCTGTTCCATTTATGGAGCGATGGAAGTAA
- a CDS encoding AraC family transcriptional regulator yields MQDTVQYFRAPDVPGLVLSDGHFSTFSFDRHFHLSYHISLVVDGVQRQSASGKTYLVGPGRLSVIPPDEMHDGSGYEKCEYTLKTFRIPPNVFTEEMANAMDSAHCVEFGSNVLDDKPLWDRACLLHYVLQRGDASSLFVEEQWMDLVKRLLFHSEIHLVDEPEGALAKPHWKEVRDYCHDNLSEKISLEQLAVLCNLNRYQFLRRFKSTVGVTPYNWLKQLRLEQACTLLSKGERVSTVAASVGFYDQSHFVHAFRKAYGVPPSKY; encoded by the coding sequence ATGCAGGATACTGTTCAATATTTTCGCGCTCCCGATGTGCCGGGGCTTGTACTAAGCGACGGGCACTTTTCAACGTTCAGCTTTGATCGTCATTTCCACCTGAGCTATCATATCAGTCTGGTGGTCGACGGTGTACAGCGGCAGAGCGCCTCCGGTAAGACATATCTCGTGGGGCCGGGACGTTTATCAGTAATTCCACCCGACGAAATGCATGATGGCTCTGGATATGAAAAATGTGAATATACGCTGAAGACATTCAGAATTCCGCCAAACGTGTTTACCGAAGAAATGGCGAACGCCATGGATTCTGCTCATTGTGTAGAATTTGGCAGTAATGTTCTGGATGATAAGCCGTTGTGGGATCGTGCATGCTTGCTGCACTATGTTTTACAACGGGGCGATGCCAGTTCGCTGTTTGTGGAAGAACAATGGATGGATTTGGTAAAACGTCTATTGTTTCATTCAGAAATACACCTTGTAGATGAGCCGGAAGGTGCGCTTGCAAAGCCTCATTGGAAAGAAGTGCGCGATTATTGTCATGATAATCTGTCAGAAAAAATTAGCTTAGAGCAATTAGCCGTCTTGTGTAATTTAAATCGCTATCAATTTTTGCGTCGATTTAAATCTACGGTGGGTGTTACTCCCTACAATTGGCTTAAACAGCTGCGTCTTGAACAGGCGTGTACGTTGTTGAGCAAAGGGGAACGTGTTTCAACTGTTGCGGCTAGTGTCGGTTTTTATGATCAAAGTCATTTTGTCCATGCTTTCAGAAAAGCCTACGGTGTCCCTCCTTCAAAATATTAA
- a CDS encoding threonine aldolase family protein, which produces MSTYNTAFTSDNIAGVSPQVLEAMARCNVGQADPYGRDDYSIKAEKMLSDVFEKDVRVFFVMTGTAANCLSLSALTPPWGAVLCHHEGHINNDECGAPEFFNSGARVLTLDGTDSKIDPEALKWGVKYRVGDMHSSQPSTVSLTQATESGTIYTLDELCVLGAITKNAGLRMHMDGARFGNALVALNCSPAEMTWKCGVDVLSFGATKNGTMSAEAIVVFDKTIAQEMSFRRKRSGHLGSKMRFMAAQMLGYLENDLWLRNARQANAMAAMLKSGLEKLPEISLIGSPEANIIFCKMPTYCIDRLLAQGFRFYHDRWEPNVVRFVTSFATTEQDIQHFLSAVNQAVGYAQAV; this is translated from the coding sequence GACAGGCAGATCCGTACGGACGGGATGACTATTCAATAAAAGCGGAAAAGATGTTGTCCGATGTTTTTGAAAAAGACGTGCGTGTCTTTTTTGTAATGACAGGCACAGCGGCAAACTGTTTATCGTTGAGTGCGTTGACCCCGCCATGGGGCGCAGTATTGTGTCATCATGAAGGACATATCAACAATGACGAGTGCGGAGCCCCCGAGTTTTTTAACTCCGGAGCACGGGTACTGACCCTTGATGGCACTGATTCAAAGATTGATCCAGAGGCGTTAAAGTGGGGCGTAAAGTACAGAGTTGGCGATATGCACTCCTCTCAGCCTTCAACTGTAAGCCTTACACAGGCAACGGAATCCGGAACAATATATACCCTTGATGAACTTTGTGTTCTCGGTGCTATTACCAAAAATGCTGGTTTGCGTATGCACATGGATGGCGCCCGTTTTGGTAATGCTTTAGTGGCGCTTAACTGCTCTCCTGCGGAAATGACATGGAAGTGCGGCGTTGACGTTCTCTCCTTCGGAGCAACGAAAAACGGCACGATGTCAGCAGAAGCAATTGTTGTGTTTGATAAAACAATTGCGCAGGAAATGTCCTTCCGTAGAAAAAGATCCGGTCATCTTGGTTCAAAAATGCGGTTTATGGCTGCACAGATGTTGGGGTATCTTGAGAATGATTTATGGTTACGGAATGCTCGTCAGGCAAACGCCATGGCAGCAATGTTGAAGAGCGGACTGGAAAAATTACCGGAAATTTCTTTGATCGGTTCACCGGAAGCGAACATTATCTTTTGCAAAATGCCTACGTACTGTATTGATAGACTGTTGGCTCAGGGGTTCCGTTTCTATCATGATAGATGGGAGCCGAATGTGGTGCGTTTTGTTACTTCATTCGCCACAACAGAACAAGATATTCAGCATTTCTTATCCGCAGTAAATCAAGCAGTCGGGTACGCACAGGCTGTGTAG